A portion of the Oxynema aestuarii AP17 genome contains these proteins:
- a CDS encoding DEAD/DEAH box helicase: protein MLNPILYTEKIVSDFLKYQLTAYPFADSHLYEQMRGLLNLEKTRHTPLFKGPYISLSRSFREGAKISTLVKEGLLHPHLTQIAAYPTLYGHQETAIRAILNSNPTLVSTGTGSGKTECFLYPIISHCLDLRDENAPPGIVAVIVYPMNALAEDQLGRLRELLCGSGISFGMYVGKTPEKTAAATGQRLKPGASRLDYQKALKKSQQEKQSYAIYPPEERVSREEMRKNPPRILLTNVNQLELLLTRGRDVELFDRARLDYLVFDEAHTFSGAAGAETACLIRRLRSFCGKSAGETTCIATSATIADPEQGLNAGKDFAVRFFGIDADRAILVREEYQQDDWQPHRQLPPPLSGNPAVQLRNVLDALDNYSNSEQDARTPPGVGASRSQSFDSSEQDARTPPEVGASRSQSFDSSEQDARTPPGVGASRSLENQSRSLENQSRSQSFDSSEQDARTPPEVGASRSLENQSRSLENQSRSQSFDSSEQDARTPPEVGASRSLENQSRSQSFDSSEQDARTPPEVGASRSQSFDSSEQDARTPPEVGASRSLENQSRSLENQSRSLENQLLVAVFQGMTGEALDVKNWQESLYNCLAANELVYQIADALKKPRLLPELVGDLQRRSDRPISEEEILAWLALGASSRKDNRPLLRPVIHGFIRGVGGAVVTFPSGQTRPQLWLSAEDAVGESGGDGLFRLPVTTCTTCGQHYFSHHVGDFKFFDKQPEGGQLTEHRVIWKPLSSERGGDRVILLDKLVTDDENIEDYTDDFLSSHSSEQDARTTGVGASRSLSSHSRERQYPNSTVPLYFCRHCGTLHDLFCDRCRGCGHPGGLIELLAVRQKSKYPGKLSSCVTCQALGRHGVGGYREPTRPVRAVTVSDVHVLAQNAIHYAERRRLLIFADNRQDAAFQSGWMRDRARRYRLRSLMYDRIQQSEVSIGDLTAYLDDLLDDDDELSRTLIPEVWDVERKEAAGQKHRQERKYFLRIAVLREIATGVKQRIGLEPWGRMKIHYLGLTPDLEFIQKWATFLRVSPEELIEGIASLLDVSRRGNILFDPEGRIFSRFWKEGDREIQRGYLPLLQGVPKGLKLQRDPADNANRVQQWLSAKGDTLARQAARNWGIHKDSIAEFYEELWELLTEQLKILVQVPLLSSRNQPLRGCNGVYQIDADKIRLTSHQGIYRCQICRRSHIRPTPKLTCMAWRCSGTLEYEEENADNYDLMVLDQQFTTLRAREHSAQVPAKEREILERLFKGDGEYVNTLVCTPTLEMGVDIGGLDAVLMRNVPPLPANYWQRAGRAGRRHRMAVNLTYARQASHDRAYFNDPMKLLNGAIAPPRFNLRNPLMVEKHVHATVLTVLHQLRRGEGNLTKGDREEIADILKTCFPTQVKPYLFDENGNVRQVPLSVDRLSHLIAKTEPILSEKVAQVFAQQWPTESVGVVTPAKLRDYILNTGDRLAEVIDRLWKRLQWSLNQMARLDAVRQRKGTLDPDEEALRQRCDRLVKKLKGIQSRRKRESEGYDDINTYSVLAAEGFLPGYGLEVGSVLGVAQVPRHLMGISDFELPRPSATALREYVPGNLIYANGHRFVPRFYHLEPQQQLTLFQVDVTNEAIAEVGVSRATPSSLSIASLRAVPICDVDLPHQSHISDEEDYRFQMAVSIVGSEQNRHSGGKAYQWGQKTALLRQGVHLRLVNVGAANWSGSVSLPYNNLGYPVCTVCGQTRSPLSSDGDRAKFAEDHAERCGQPVEPTGFFADIVVDVLTIQDCANRQEAYSIAEALRFGAANILEMELDDLQVLAIAYPGQEKVDAMLYDPMPGGSGLLDRICDRWIDVTSAALEVTVRCPAVCDTACIDCLFTYRNSYYHRHLNRHLATEKINEWGHELQFGHDIPPKLPNVEETSGEKPVNNPETILRDMLQRASFPTPAAQYAIDLGRPLGTTTPDFFYEDPTERFEGICIYLDGMSRHLHGDPDRQKRDRDIREQLRYEGYEVIEIPVGNLSDRGAMAKVFFRLGQILLGKAQAKTLRDNPESWFEVASSEASAAVNPG, encoded by the coding sequence ATGCTCAACCCTATCCTCTACACCGAAAAAATTGTCAGCGACTTCCTCAAATACCAACTGACGGCCTATCCCTTCGCTGACTCCCACCTCTACGAACAGATGCGGGGACTCCTCAACCTGGAAAAAACTCGCCACACTCCCTTATTTAAAGGCCCTTATATCAGTCTTTCCCGCAGTTTCCGTGAAGGTGCCAAAATTTCCACCCTGGTGAAAGAAGGTCTCCTCCACCCGCATTTAACCCAAATTGCCGCCTATCCCACTCTCTACGGTCATCAAGAAACGGCAATTCGTGCCATTCTCAACAGCAATCCCACCCTCGTCTCCACAGGAACGGGTTCCGGCAAAACCGAATGTTTCCTCTATCCGATAATTTCCCATTGTTTGGACTTGCGGGATGAAAATGCACCGCCGGGAATTGTCGCCGTTATCGTTTATCCGATGAATGCGCTGGCAGAAGACCAACTGGGACGCTTGCGAGAACTTCTCTGCGGTAGTGGTATCAGTTTTGGGATGTATGTCGGCAAAACGCCGGAAAAAACTGCTGCCGCTACGGGACAACGCCTCAAACCGGGTGCCTCTCGCCTCGACTATCAAAAGGCACTGAAAAAATCCCAACAGGAAAAACAATCTTATGCGATTTATCCCCCAGAAGAACGGGTTTCTCGCGAAGAAATGCGGAAAAATCCGCCGCGCATTCTCCTCACCAACGTCAACCAATTGGAACTCCTCCTCACCCGAGGACGGGATGTGGAATTGTTCGATCGCGCCAGATTGGATTATCTGGTGTTTGATGAAGCACATACCTTCTCAGGTGCTGCCGGTGCAGAAACTGCCTGTCTGATCCGTCGCCTGCGATCGTTTTGCGGCAAAAGTGCTGGGGAAACCACCTGCATCGCCACCTCCGCCACCATTGCCGATCCGGAACAAGGATTAAATGCGGGAAAAGATTTCGCCGTCCGATTCTTCGGGATTGATGCCGATCGCGCGATCTTGGTTCGGGAAGAATACCAACAGGATGACTGGCAACCTCACCGCCAGTTGCCGCCACCCCTCTCCGGCAATCCGGCAGTCCAATTGCGAAACGTCTTGGATGCGTTGGACAATTATAGCAATAGCGAGCAAGATGCTCGCACTCCCCCAGGGGTGGGAGCGTCTCGCTCCCAATCTTTTGACAGCAGCGAGCAAGATGCTCGCACCCCCCCAGAAGTGGGAGCGTCTCGCTCCCAATCTTTTGACAGCAGCGAGCAAGATGCTCGCACTCCCCCAGGGGTGGGAGCGTCTCGCTCCCTGGAGAATCAATCTCGCTCCCTGGAGAATCAATCTCGCTCCCAATCTTTTGACAGCAGCGAGCAAGATGCTCGCACTCCCCCAGAAGTGGGAGCGTCTCGCTCCCTGGAGAATCAATCTCGCTCCCTGGAGAATCAATCTCGCTCCCAATCTTTTGACAGCAGCGAGCAAGATGCTCGCACCCCCCCAGAAGTGGGAGCGTCTCGCTCCCTGGAGAATCAATCTCGCTCCCAATCTTTTGACAGCAGCGAGCAAGATGCTCGCACTCCCCCAGAAGTGGGAGCGTCTCGCTCCCAATCTTTTGACAGCAGCGAGCAAGATGCTCGCACCCCCCCAGAAGTGGGAGCGTCTCGCTCCCTGGAGAATCAATCTCGCTCCCTGGAGAATCAATCTCGCTCCCTGGAGAATCAATTATTAGTGGCAGTGTTTCAAGGGATGACGGGGGAAGCGCTTGACGTCAAAAACTGGCAGGAAAGTCTCTACAACTGCCTTGCTGCCAACGAACTGGTTTACCAAATCGCCGATGCGCTGAAAAAACCCCGCCTGCTTCCCGAACTGGTTGGCGACTTGCAACGCCGCAGCGATCGCCCGATTTCCGAGGAAGAAATTTTAGCGTGGTTGGCGTTAGGTGCCTCCTCTCGCAAAGATAACCGGCCCTTACTGCGTCCGGTGATACATGGATTCATTCGCGGCGTCGGTGGCGCAGTCGTGACCTTTCCCTCCGGTCAAACTCGTCCCCAACTGTGGTTGTCGGCGGAAGATGCTGTCGGTGAAAGTGGTGGAGATGGATTGTTTCGGTTGCCAGTCACCACCTGTACCACCTGCGGACAGCATTATTTTAGCCATCACGTCGGCGATTTTAAGTTTTTCGACAAACAACCGGAAGGGGGACAACTCACCGAACATCGGGTTATCTGGAAACCTCTCAGTTCCGAACGAGGAGGCGATCGCGTCATCCTCTTGGATAAACTCGTTACCGATGACGAGAATATTGAAGACTACACAGACGATTTTCTATCGTCTCATAGCAGCGAGCAAGATGCTCGCACTACGGGGGTGGGAGCGTCTCGCTCCCTATCTTCTCATAGCCGCGAACGTCAATATCCCAATTCCACCGTCCCCCTCTATTTTTGCCGACACTGCGGCACCTTGCACGATCTATTCTGCGATCGCTGTCGCGGTTGCGGTCATCCCGGAGGACTCATCGAACTGTTGGCGGTTCGCCAAAAATCCAAATACCCCGGCAAACTGAGCAGTTGCGTCACCTGTCAGGCATTGGGACGCCACGGCGTCGGCGGATATCGCGAACCGACTCGACCCGTTCGCGCCGTCACCGTTTCAGACGTTCACGTTTTGGCACAAAATGCCATCCATTATGCCGAACGCCGTCGCCTGCTCATCTTTGCCGATAACCGCCAAGATGCCGCCTTTCAGTCCGGTTGGATGCGCGATCGCGCCAGACGCTACCGCCTGCGAAGTTTAATGTACGATCGCATCCAACAAAGCGAAGTCTCGATCGGCGACCTCACCGCCTATCTCGATGACTTATTAGATGATGATGACGAACTCTCTCGCACCTTAATCCCCGAAGTTTGGGACGTGGAACGCAAAGAAGCGGCGGGACAAAAACACCGACAAGAACGCAAATATTTCCTCAGAATCGCCGTTCTGCGAGAAATTGCCACCGGCGTCAAACAACGCATCGGGTTAGAACCCTGGGGACGGATGAAAATCCACTATTTAGGACTAACTCCCGATCTCGAATTTATTCAAAAATGGGCCACTTTCTTGCGAGTTTCTCCCGAAGAACTCATCGAAGGAATTGCCTCCTTACTCGATGTCTCCCGACGCGGCAATATTTTATTCGACCCCGAAGGACGAATTTTCTCGCGATTCTGGAAAGAAGGCGATCGCGAAATTCAGCGCGGGTATCTCCCCTTACTCCAAGGTGTCCCCAAAGGATTGAAACTGCAACGAGACCCGGCAGACAATGCCAATCGCGTGCAGCAGTGGTTAAGTGCTAAAGGCGATACTCTAGCGCGACAAGCGGCAAGAAATTGGGGAATCCATAAAGATAGCATTGCCGAATTTTACGAAGAACTTTGGGAATTACTCACCGAACAGCTTAAAATTCTCGTCCAAGTTCCGCTACTGAGTTCGCGCAACCAACCTCTCAGAGGATGTAACGGCGTCTATCAAATTGATGCCGATAAAATCCGACTGACGTCTCACCAAGGGATTTATCGCTGTCAAATTTGCCGCCGCAGTCACATTCGACCCACACCGAAATTGACCTGTATGGCGTGGCGTTGTTCGGGAACTTTGGAATATGAAGAAGAAAATGCCGACAATTACGATTTGATGGTACTCGACCAACAGTTTACCACCCTTCGAGCCAGAGAGCATTCGGCACAAGTTCCCGCGAAGGAACGCGAAATTTTAGAACGATTGTTTAAAGGCGATGGGGAATATGTGAATACCTTGGTTTGTACCCCCACCTTAGAGATGGGAGTGGATATCGGGGGACTGGATGCAGTGTTGATGCGAAACGTTCCCCCCCTCCCCGCCAACTACTGGCAACGCGCCGGACGCGCTGGCAGACGGCATCGGATGGCAGTCAATCTCACCTATGCGCGGCAAGCGAGTCACGATCGCGCCTATTTTAACGACCCGATGAAACTGCTCAATGGTGCGATCGCGCCACCGCGTTTCAACCTCCGCAATCCCCTGATGGTGGAAAAGCACGTTCACGCCACCGTGTTAACGGTTTTGCATCAACTGCGACGCGGGGAAGGAAATTTAACAAAAGGCGATCGCGAAGAAATTGCCGATATCCTGAAAACCTGTTTCCCCACCCAAGTCAAACCTTATCTATTCGATGAAAACGGTAACGTTCGGCAAGTCCCCCTATCCGTAGACCGCCTCAGTCACCTGATTGCCAAAACCGAACCGATTTTATCGGAAAAAGTCGCACAAGTATTCGCACAACAGTGGCCGACAGAAAGCGTCGGAGTCGTCACCCCTGCCAAACTGCGCGACTACATTCTCAACACCGGCGATCGCCTTGCGGAAGTTATCGATCGCCTGTGGAAGCGCCTGCAATGGTCATTAAACCAAATGGCGCGACTGGATGCGGTTCGCCAGCGCAAGGGAACCTTAGACCCGGATGAGGAAGCGTTACGCCAACGCTGCGATCGCCTCGTCAAAAAACTCAAAGGCATTCAATCCCGCCGCAAACGGGAAAGCGAAGGATATGACGACATCAATACTTACAGCGTCCTCGCCGCCGAAGGATTTCTCCCCGGTTACGGATTAGAAGTCGGTTCGGTTTTGGGAGTCGCGCAAGTCCCGCGTCACCTGATGGGAATCTCTGACTTTGAACTGCCGCGACCTTCGGCCACTGCCTTGCGCGAATACGTTCCCGGTAACTTAATTTATGCCAACGGTCATCGCTTCGTGCCGCGATTCTACCATTTAGAACCGCAACAGCAACTCACCTTGTTTCAAGTAGACGTTACCAATGAAGCGATCGCCGAGGTGGGAGTTTCTAGGGCAACCCCCAGCAGTTTAAGTATTGCGTCCCTTCGCGCGGTTCCCATCTGCGATGTAGACCTCCCCCATCAATCGCACATTAGCGATGAAGAAGACTACCGCTTCCAGATGGCAGTCTCGATCGTCGGTTCGGAACAAAATCGGCATAGTGGTGGAAAAGCTTATCAGTGGGGACAAAAAACGGCGTTGTTGCGCCAAGGGGTACACCTACGCTTGGTGAATGTTGGCGCGGCGAATTGGAGTGGGAGCGTCTCGCTCCCTTATAATAATTTGGGATATCCAGTTTGTACGGTTTGCGGTCAAACGCGATCGCCACTCTCTTCCGATGGCGATCGCGCCAAGTTTGCCGAAGATCATGCGGAACGTTGCGGTCAACCCGTAGAACCCACTGGATTTTTTGCCGATATTGTCGTGGATGTCTTAACCATCCAAGACTGCGCCAACCGCCAGGAAGCATATAGCATTGCCGAAGCGTTACGATTTGGCGCGGCCAATATTTTAGAGATGGAATTGGACGATTTGCAAGTATTGGCGATCGCCTATCCCGGCCAAGAAAAAGTAGATGCGATGCTGTACGATCCGATGCCGGGAGGGTCGGGACTGCTAGATCGAATCTGCGATCGCTGGATCGATGTCACCTCTGCCGCTTTAGAAGTCACCGTCCGCTGTCCGGCAGTGTGCGATACCGCCTGCATTGACTGTTTGTTTACCTATCGCAATTCCTACTATCACCGCCACCTCAACCGTCACCTCGCCACCGAAAAAATTAACGAATGGGGACATGAGTTACAGTTCGGTCACGACATTCCCCCGAAACTTCCCAACGTGGAAGAAACCTCTGGAGAAAAACCCGTCAACAATCCCGAGACGATTCTGCGGGATATGTTGCAACGCGCCAGTTTTCCCACTCCAGCAGCACAGTATGCCATTGATTTAGGCAGACCCTTGGGAACCACCACTCCCGATTTTTTTTATGAAGACCCAACAGAACGATTTGAGGGAATCTGCATTTATCTCGATGGCATGAGTCGGCATTTGCATGGCGACCCAGATCGGCAAAAGCGCGATCGAGATATTCGCGAACAACTGCGCTATGAAGGGTATGAAGTCATCGAAATTCCGGTGGGTAATTTAAGCGATCGAGGCGCAATGGCGAAAGTCTTCTTCCGCTTAGGTCAAATTTTACTGGGGAAAGCACAAGCAAAAACCCTAAGAGACAACCCGGAAAGTTGGTTTGAGGTGGCGAGTTCTGAGGCGTCAGCAGCAGTCAATCCGGGGTAA
- a CDS encoding S8 family peptidase has protein sequence MVEKSRQFPHIYVPEKGKNEAYKRPPQGGGSKSPPERDRKEHAQFLEQAIDRAIQEARQQIKSRNSNVAVGVPGFYLEFQLKAEETAALKSLENRQKKIELVAVSQLPEQQDMVRATVFVPESAANYFLKKIEEYRDEDTKKNKPKNEALIARLEGVDIGTVQSLFTDEPALFPQDNREIWWEVWLRKGKKEGFEQVATILDVRINSHTLSFPEREIVLAMCNVEAMAQIIKNSDAVAELRLAKDTPSFFLEMRTREQDEWVEDLAARLLEPGKHAVSICLLDSGVVQRHPLLSPGLAQNDMHTVEPSWGVNDSPQWQGHGTAMAGLCLYSDSLMDFLATSEPVKLLHRLESVKILPNSGGNKPELYGAITEQGISLPEIHEPTRRRVLCMAVTSETLSNHRGTPSSWSAAIDRLCFNDGDFRRLMVISAGNIRQDIPVTNYLDINDTEPIENPGQAWNPLVVGAYTEKINIIDPNYQGWQTVAPGGDLSPRSRTSVTWETQWPIRPDVVFEGGNMAWDGQNPGESINDLCLLTTHYRPNLRMFDRISDTSSATALASYMAARIMSEHPNYRPETVRALIVHSAEWTPAMQKHFNGASSKTSRCNLVRRYGYGVPDLGRALQSAKNDLTLIIEDEIQPFYLEVNSVKLKEMKLHQLPWPQEKLEELGEANVELKITLSYFIEPNPGERGWAYRHRYASHGLRFQVKGSLESDRDFRWRINQAVREEEEDNPVSNHSDNEKWFLGPKARDVGSIHSDVWYGTAVELAQKDAIAVYPVGGWWKEKKYLDRYEAISSYSLIVSIRVPEVDVDIYTPVYNLVSTVVPIDI, from the coding sequence ATGGTTGAAAAATCCAGGCAGTTTCCTCATATCTACGTGCCAGAAAAAGGCAAGAATGAAGCCTATAAAAGACCTCCGCAAGGCGGTGGTTCCAAATCTCCTCCCGAACGAGATAGAAAAGAACACGCCCAATTTTTAGAACAGGCGATCGATCGCGCAATTCAGGAAGCGCGTCAGCAAATCAAGTCTCGCAATTCTAATGTAGCGGTTGGAGTTCCAGGATTTTACCTAGAATTTCAACTTAAAGCTGAAGAAACGGCTGCATTAAAATCCCTAGAAAACCGTCAAAAAAAGATTGAACTGGTTGCGGTTAGTCAACTGCCCGAACAACAAGATATGGTTCGAGCGACTGTTTTCGTGCCAGAGTCCGCCGCCAACTACTTCCTCAAAAAGATTGAAGAGTATCGAGACGAAGATACCAAGAAAAATAAGCCAAAAAATGAGGCACTCATTGCGCGATTAGAAGGAGTGGACATTGGAACCGTTCAATCCCTATTTACAGATGAACCGGCCTTATTCCCACAAGACAATCGAGAAATATGGTGGGAAGTTTGGCTCCGAAAAGGCAAAAAAGAAGGATTTGAGCAAGTCGCTACAATACTCGATGTCAGAATAAACTCTCATACGTTGTCTTTCCCTGAACGCGAGATTGTTCTTGCAATGTGCAACGTTGAAGCAATGGCGCAAATTATCAAAAACTCTGATGCTGTAGCAGAATTGCGACTTGCCAAAGATACACCCTCGTTCTTTCTGGAAATGAGAACGCGAGAACAAGATGAATGGGTGGAAGATTTAGCTGCACGATTGCTTGAACCCGGAAAACACGCCGTATCGATCTGCCTCTTAGACAGTGGCGTAGTGCAACGTCACCCGCTACTTTCCCCAGGACTCGCTCAAAATGATATGCATACTGTAGAACCCTCGTGGGGGGTTAATGATAGTCCGCAGTGGCAGGGTCACGGAACAGCAATGGCGGGTTTATGCTTGTATTCTGACTCCCTGATGGATTTTTTAGCAACCTCTGAACCAGTGAAACTGTTACACCGTTTAGAATCGGTTAAAATACTACCTAATTCTGGAGGAAATAAGCCGGAGCTTTATGGTGCAATAACAGAGCAAGGGATTTCCTTACCTGAAATTCACGAACCGACCCGCCGTCGAGTATTGTGCATGGCAGTCACGAGCGAAACCCTCTCTAACCATAGAGGAACGCCATCATCTTGGTCTGCAGCAATAGATCGACTGTGCTTCAACGATGGCGATTTCCGGCGACTGATGGTTATATCTGCAGGTAATATTCGTCAAGATATCCCTGTAACGAATTACCTGGATATTAACGATACTGAACCCATAGAAAATCCCGGACAAGCGTGGAATCCTCTTGTTGTGGGTGCTTATACGGAAAAAATTAATATTATTGACCCTAACTATCAGGGTTGGCAAACCGTAGCACCTGGAGGCGATCTTTCTCCTCGAAGTCGGACATCCGTCACATGGGAAACTCAATGGCCGATTCGCCCGGATGTTGTTTTTGAAGGGGGAAATATGGCCTGGGATGGTCAAAATCCAGGGGAGTCTATTAACGATCTGTGTCTGCTCACCACTCATTATCGCCCGAATCTGAGAATGTTCGATCGCATAAGCGATACCAGTTCTGCAACTGCTCTCGCCAGTTATATGGCAGCACGTATCATGTCAGAACATCCCAATTATCGTCCAGAAACGGTACGCGCACTGATTGTCCATTCCGCTGAATGGACTCCAGCAATGCAGAAGCATTTCAATGGTGCGTCTTCTAAAACATCTAGATGCAATCTTGTAAGACGCTATGGTTACGGCGTTCCCGATTTAGGCCGTGCGCTTCAAAGTGCTAAAAACGATTTAACTTTAATTATTGAAGATGAAATTCAGCCGTTTTATTTAGAGGTAAATAGCGTTAAGCTAAAAGAAATGAAGCTTCACCAACTGCCCTGGCCACAGGAAAAACTAGAAGAATTAGGAGAGGCCAACGTAGAGCTAAAGATTACTCTCTCCTACTTTATAGAACCCAATCCCGGAGAGCGAGGATGGGCTTATCGCCACCGTTATGCTTCGCATGGATTGCGGTTTCAGGTCAAAGGTTCTCTGGAAAGCGATCGGGATTTCAGGTGGCGAATCAATCAAGCTGTGAGAGAAGAAGAGGAAGACAACCCCGTTTCAAATCATTCTGACAATGAAAAATGGTTTTTGGGACCGAAGGCCAGAGATGTTGGTTCTATACATTCGGACGTTTGGTATGGCACGGCAGTTGAGTTGGCGCAGAAAGATGCGATCGCCGTCTATCCAGTGGGGGGATGGTGGAAAGAGAAGAAATATTTAGACCGTTACGAGGCAATATCGTCCTATTCCTTAATTGTTTCCATTCGAGTCCCGGAAGTTGACGTTGACATTTACACGCCAGTGTATAATTTAGTCAGTACAGTTGTTCCGATTGATATCTAA